A stretch of DNA from Granulicella pectinivorans:
CTTCAGCGTGACGATCTCGGTCTTCATCGGAAAACGCTGCGCCGGAACCGTGTAGCTGAAGGGCCGGTGCAGCATCGAGACCAGGGCGTACCTGCCGTCGGGTGACGGCGATACGCCTTCGAGCATGCCCTTTACCGGAAGCATGCGGGCGGGGCCAACCAGAGGCACAACCGCAAGCTGCGAGGTGGCGTAGTACTCGAAGATCGCTGAGTCGGTCTCGGTCTGAAGCATGTCCTCATAGGTGGGAGCGGGTGTGACCTTGCCCAGGTTCTCACTGATGTCAGGGCCTGCCGGAATCTCGCTCTGCCTGGGAGCCGCGCCGCGTGGTGTGGGAATGACCTTGCACAGCAATGCCTTCGCGTCCGGGAGCCACTCGCAGGGCGTGCGGCCAAGCACGGCATCGAGATGCACGGTGCCGAGTCGATGCGCATGAGACGCCACCACGTCGATGACCCAGAGCTCCAGCCCGGCTGTTGCTGTAACGTCGTTGCGCTCCACAAACGCCACGTGCTTCGAGTCCGGCGACCAGACGGCATTGGTCAGCCTCATCTTGGCCGGGAGGCCGGTGATCAGCCTGGCTGGTCCTCCGACGCGCTGCAAACTCGCACCGATCGCGTATTGCTCCACGCTCGGCCCGCTTACCTTCGGGTTGAAGCGAATGCCTGCGAGGCGATAGCGCGGCTGGGCGACATCGGCGATCGTGGGGAACGTCGCCGGCTGCTGGATCAGCATGGTCCTGCCATCGGGCGAGAGCAGCACCTCAGGCGTGCGAGGGGCGTCCAGCAACTGCTCAATGGGCGCGGGCGGCTTCTGGTAGGTTAGCGCGGTCTGCGCTCCTGCTGCGAATGTGCCCAGTGCCACGACCGATACGCCTGTCCAACGAACCATCCGCTTCATTGCCTGTGTCTCCGCTTGCCGATCTCTCGTCCAACGCGATGGCGCAGCGCGGAAGTGCCGGGGAAACGCACGCGCGGGGAAGGCCATCATCCTGGAAACGATGGTGCGAATATACACGAACGGGCGAAGGGGCCGGTCACGGTCTGTGGCTACGGAACGAGCCCTTGGCGACTGCGACTGCGAGGGATAGAGGTTCCTCTATAGTGGCCGTCCTCTGGCCCACGGCAGCCAGATTGGGATAGCCACCAGGCGGAGTCCGCTGGAAAGTTCCCTTATGTCGGAAGGATGACCGACAAGCGTTTGGCGGCTAGCGTGGAATTCATGTGTGAGGGACCGAGGTCTCGGTTGAGAGCAAGCAGAGTACAGGCTGCACCTGGCCTCGACCCTCGCGGTCATTCGTCATCATCATCCGTGCCACGGAGTCGAGCGCACAGCGATGGTGTATTTCCAGCCTGGGCAGGAGTGGTTCCGTCGAGGCATGGGCGGTCGTCCGGAAGCACGTTGGGCAGATGGAATCCCACGTTCCGTCGCCATTTTCGCGATGATGGTACATAACGGGTCGCATAGAGCCTCGAGGCAATTGGCTAACATCCAGCCCGCAACGGAGGGCGTATGGCAGATACGATTTTGGTGACAGCAGTGGACCGTGATCATGGAGACGGTATCTTCGTCAGCTTTTCGGACGGGACGCACGCACAGTATTCCGTCGATGAGCTTCTTGCGCTCAGGCCCGTGCGCGAATCAGATGAAGACTCCGGTTCGGTTTGAAGGGTGCTGGGCCCTCACGCTTGTCCGCGAGAGGCGACGGTGCAGGAGACACATGCGCGATGGGGGATTCGCCGCGTTGACCGGTAGAGCTCGAGCCTTCCCGGTCATCGTCCAGCGACACTCTTCGGGTATCGAAAATCGTATGCTTGCCTTGCATGGGCCCCACCTCGAAGACCAACGATAGCGGGTTCTCCCTGGACATGCTGAGCCGAATTGCTCTGAGAGGTTCAACGAAGCGGAAGAGCGGCTATGTTCACACAGGCCGTGGTCTTCAGCTTCACGGCGGCCGCTCCGACAATGCTTCGAATCGCCCGGGCCGTCCGCCCCTGCTTGCCGATCACCTTGCCGATGTCCGACGAAGCCACCTGGATATCAAGGTTGTAGCCACGCTCCGATGGGGTGACCGTCACGAAGACGAGCTCAGGAGAATCCACGAGAGCCCTGGTGACGCCGATCAGCAGACTGTGCAGGATCGTACCCTTCATAGCCACTATGTTCGCAGGATGACATAGCGCACACAAGCAAAATATGGATGATCTCCTTCCACTTGTTGCGTTTGGAGCTTTGCGCCGCGATCTGGCTCATGAGATTGAAAAAATGTTTCCGATGAGCAATGGGGAACAGTATCGACAGGTCTCCTCTTCTATCCTGCTGGTCGGAGGGACCGCAAGCCCTTGCCAGCCCAAAGATTGTGCAGGTGAAAAGGCATGCCGATTCCCGTCTTTCGAAACACCATCCTGAAGGCGCTCCATCCCGACATTATCCTGCGGCTCAATCTCAAACCGGTTGTCTTCGAGGTAGAGCACGAGTTCGAATTTCCCGGCAAGCCGATTCAACACCTGTTCTTCGTCGAGGCAGGCATGGCTTCCATGACGGTCACTTTTATGAATGGTGCGCAGGTCGAGGTTGGCACCTTCGGTTACGAATCCGTCATCGGCGTATCCGCCTTGATGGGGACGAAGAAGAGTCTGAATCGGGTCTATACCCAGATCGCGGGCCGTGGATACTCGTGCCTCATGGAAGCCGCCAGGCGCGAATTCGAGTGTGGCGGCCAGTTCCAAAGACTTGCGCTGGCGTATGTCCAGGCGCAGCTCGTGCAGTCGGCGCAATCCACGGCCTGCAATGCGAAGCATGAGGTCGAAAGCCGTCTGGCCCGATGGCTCCTGATCTGCGCGGACCGGGGAAACGACGACAACTTCACGATGTCGCACGACTTTCTGGCGGAGATGCTGGGAAGCACGCGGCCCTCGGTTTCCATTGCAGCCAGGACGCTGAAGCTGGAAGGACTCATCGACTACACTCGGGGCGAGATTCGCATCCTGGACGTTGCGGGGCTCAAGAAAAGGTCCTGTGAGTGCTACCAGGTGATCAAGGACCACCTGGATCACTACGCCAATTTCAGCCACTCCGAGGACCGGAGCAAAGACCTCCGCTGCGTCGCTCTGTAAGAGCCGATACCGACAAGCTTCCCCGAAAAGCCTAGTGTCAGAGATATGGAACCACTTTGCATTACGGAAACGGAATGTATCGATAATGGAGTGCTGGTGACCTTCGATAACGGCGTCACCGCGCTCTTCTCGGCGCCCTTCCTGTTCGCCCATCTCAGCGAGGCCATTGAGGTCTGCGATACAGGGCTGTGATCGCTCCCACGGAACGTGCACCCGCTCAAGCAGAAGGTCCACCTCCGAAGCCGGATGTGGACCTTTTCCGCAGAAGAACCCTTAGCTGCGTGTTGCGATCCGCAGGCTGAGTTCCTTCAACTGCTGTTCGCTCACATCGCTCGGAGCATCGACCATCAGGTCGATCGCCTTGGCCGTCTTCGGGAATGCGATCACCTCGCGGAGGCTCGTCGCACCGGCCAGGATCATGACGATACGATCCAGCCCAAGCGCGATGCCGCCGTGTGGAGGCGTGCCGTACTCAAGCGCATCGAGGAAGAAGCCGAAGCGCTCCTTTGCTTCTTCATCCGACATGCCGAGCGAACGGAAGATCTCCGCCTGCACATCCTTGCGGTGGATACGGATCGAGCCCGACCCGAGCTCCGTGCCGTTCAGCACAACGTCGTAGGCGAGTGCGCGGAC
This window harbors:
- a CDS encoding KH domain-containing protein, coding for MKGTILHSLLIGVTRALVDSPELVFVTVTPSERGYNLDIQVASSDIGKVIGKQGRTARAIRSIVGAAAVKLKTTACVNIAALPLR
- a CDS encoding Crp/Fnr family transcriptional regulator encodes the protein MPIPVFRNTILKALHPDIILRLNLKPVVFEVEHEFEFPGKPIQHLFFVEAGMASMTVTFMNGAQVEVGTFGYESVIGVSALMGTKKSLNRVYTQIAGRGYSCLMEAARREFECGGQFQRLALAYVQAQLVQSAQSTACNAKHEVESRLARWLLICADRGNDDNFTMSHDFLAEMLGSTRPSVSIAARTLKLEGLIDYTRGEIRILDVAGLKKRSCECYQVIKDHLDHYANFSHSEDRSKDLRCVAL